A region from the Sphaerodactylus townsendi isolate TG3544 linkage group LG01, MPM_Stown_v2.3, whole genome shotgun sequence genome encodes:
- the LOC125424721 gene encoding LOW QUALITY PROTEIN: two pore calcium channel protein 1-like (The sequence of the model RefSeq protein was modified relative to this genomic sequence to represent the inferred CDS: deleted 2 bases in 2 codons; substituted 1 base at 1 genomic stop codon) — MESRRRSQTGIQPELPSGAAEALPPDSPGAAMGNPAQESLLLAAAYVYDAQYNRNIPFETSSQAVRLYYLYNHWAMQAATYFFIFVDLSLALFEEPAAYPLPFLVTSLVEVLCLLVFFGRLFHFAKVTPRDVFWKDAKNICIMIAILMTLVDLIIYGSLRISNIQSVRWSRPMRPIFLINFAESRQIRRAFRSIRNTLPEITYVFLLFMFSVLMFSLMALKLFGDRNLKTVEGLPYFTDYLDIVFDLYVLVTTANSPDVMMPAYNFSGWYCLFFITYVVINTYIFMSVFLAVVYNNYRKHLKNEIRKLVYMKRRKMIEAFNLLKIKEGTEFVVTEDTWKSLIKLVAPDISTSHRELLLRISDEEQKGHVGKKSLVRPLILLNIQGDYANEALXGHPPIPIWLKHVYNSSPSPSLVRRIVQHKGFVWVYDVIILINAVFIALDEKNPFISYAEWVFLSLYIVEILLKLYTYEPRTFFARNQFWNWFDTFIIIAALIATVLNTTLKSVSVYNSQQVLDIVFILRVLRLIRIIDSIQRFRVIMNTLINIVPTMLTFGGLALVVYYIFAIIGMEIFHGKVQFFARNTTAQHASYCGNPSLKDSMFAHSKYCKNNFNDIMSSFIVLMELTVVNQWHVIASGFALVTHQAAKLFFITFHIVVVIMIINIFVAFILEAFFVEYSLEKSEVETAIEKKIQELGVGIQEEELLDGKLIDNMETSENDLGGEERTVTKKKPKGLMFKIASKRYRTVDALLQRMFEAEISPEEEGPSLDEILNFSANDIYLKNPTFDNAA, encoded by the exons ATGGAGTCTCGGCGTCGAAGCCAAACGGGGATCCAGCCGGAGTTGCCGAGCGGCGCGGCGGAGGCGCTTCCGCCGGACAGTCCGGGTGCAGCCATGGGCAACCCCGCGCAGGAG AGCCTTCTCCTGGCAGCAGCTTATGTCTATGATGCCCAATATAACAGAAATATCCCCTTTGAGACCTCATCACAGGCAGTCAG GCTTTATTACCTTTATAACCACTGGGCTATGCAAGCAGCCACCTACTTCTTTATTTTTGTTGACCTCTCTCTTGCCTTGTTTGAAGAACCAGCTGCGTACCCACTTCCTTTCTTG GTTACCTCATTGGTTGAAGTCTTGTGCCTTTTGGTGTTTTTCGGACGACTCTTCCACTTTGCAAAAGTTACGCCTCGTGATGTGTTTTGGAAGGATGCAAAGAACATCTGCATCATGATAGCTATCCTG ATGACCTTGGTTGACCTAATTATCTATGGATCTCTTAGGATCTCAAACATTCAGAGCGTCAGGTGGTCAAGACCCATGCGGCCCATCTTCTTAATAAACTTTGCAGAAAGTCGACAG ATCCGAAGAGCATTTCGTAGCATCCGCAACACCCTACCTGAGATCACCTACGTCTTTCTGCTGTTCATGTTCAGCGTTCTGATGTTTTCCCTTATGGCCTTGAAACTCTTCGGGGACAG GAATCTGAAGACAGTGGAAGGTTTGCCATATTTTACGGATTACCTTGACATCGTTTTTGATCTATATGTGCTGGTGACCACAGCAAATAGTCCTGATGTCAT GATGCCAGCTTACAATTTCAGTGGGTGGTACTGCTTGTTTTTCATAACCTATGTGGTTATCAATACCTATATCTTTATGTCCGTCTTCTTGGCTGTAGTGTACAACAACTACAGGAAACACTTAAAA AATGAGATCCGTAAACTTGTTTACATGAAACGTCGCAAGATGATAGAAGCCTTCAACCTCTTGAAGATCAAGGAGGGAACGGAGTTTGTTGTCACAGAGGACACGTGGAAGAGTCTGATAAAATTGGTTGCTCCCGATATCAGCACATCTCATCGAGAACTTTTGTTAAGGATATCTGATGAAGAACAAAAAGGCCATGTGGGTA AAAAATCTTTGGTCCGTCCATTGATTCTCCTGAATATACAGGGTGATTATGCAAATGAAGCTCTGTGAGGTCACCCCCCCATCCCAATCTGGCTC AAGCATGTGTATAACTCT TCTCCCAGCCCCTCTCTGGTACGCAGAATAGTTCAGCACAA GGGATTTGTTTGGGTGTATGATGTAATCATACTTATCAATGCAGTCTTCATAGCTCTGGATGAGAAAAATCCATTTATCTCCTATGCCGAGTGGGTGTTCCTTTCTCTGTACATAGTTGAGATCCTCCTGAAGCTGTACACCTATGAACCCAGAACCTTTTTTGCAAGGAACCAGTTCTGGAACTG GTTTGATACTTTTATCATTATCGCTGCCTTGATAGCAACAGTGCTCAACACTACACTTAAATCAG taTCTGTATACAACAGCCAACAAGTACTGGACATTGTGTTCATTCTGAGAGTTCTTAGGCTCATACGGATTATCGACAGTATACAAAG GTTCCGTGTGATCATGAATACACTCATAAACATTGTACCTACAATGCTGACttttggtggcttggctttg GTGGTGTATTATATCTTTGCCATCATTGGGATGGAAATTTTCCATGGGAAGGTCCAGTTCTTTGCCAGAAACACCACCGCCCAGCATGCTTCATACTGTGGAAACCCCTCTCTAAAAGACTCTATGTTTGCCCATTCCAAATATTGCAAGAACAACTTCAACGATATTATGTCTTCTTTCATCGTCCTGATGGAGCTCACTGTTGTCAACCAATGGCATG TCATTGCCAGTGGGTTTGCCCTTGTGACTCATCAGGCTGCAAAACTGTTCTTCATCACCTTTCATATTGTCGTGGTTATTATGATTATTAA CATCTTTGTAGCATTTATTCTGGAAGCTTTTTTTGTGGAATATTCCCTTGAAAAGAGCGAAGTAGAAACTGCCATTGAAAAGAAAATCCAAGAACTCGGTGTAGGAATTCAGGA GGAAGAACTACTGGATGGCAAACTGATAGACAACATGGAAACCAGTGAAAATGACCTTGGGGGTGAAGAGAGGACAGTAACAAAGAAGAAACCTAAAGGATTAATGTTCAAAATTGCTTCAAAAA gatacAGAACAGTGGATGCTTTACTCCAGCGCATGTTTGAAGCAGAGATATCTCCAGAAGAAGAAGGTCCTTCACTGGATGAGATCTtaaatttttctgcaaatgaTATCTACCTGAAGAACCCTACCTTTGACAATGCTGCATAA